cTTCCTACCGCAGGCTGTGCATGCTGTATCACCCGGACAAGCACCGAGACCCCGAGCTCAAGCGGCAGGCCGAGCAGCTCTTCAATCTGGTGCACCAGGCTTATGAAGGTAGGGCTCCCGACACCATGCTCCACCATGCTCCACCGGGGGCTGATCAAGGCAGAAGGGTGGAAACACACGTCTTCCTGTTCTGCACAGTTCTCAACGACCCTCAGTCCAGAGCCATATATGACCTGTTTGGGAAGAGGGGCCTGGAGGTGGAAGGCTGGGAGGTACGTGTCTGTATAAATGTGtactaaatatgtatttaacaGTTGACATTGATTGTACTCTCTGatataatggtgtgtgtgtgtgtgtgtgtgtgtgtgtgactgcagaTTGTGGAGAGGAAGAAGACCCCTGCTGAGATCCGTGAGGAGTATGAGCGTCTCCAGAGAGAACGAGATGAGAGGAGGTTGCAGCAGAGGACCAATCCAAAGGTGCAGGACGCATAGATGGGTTATGGGAAAGGGGTAGAGATACACGAAGGTTGACAAACtacaaaagtgcatttatttacagtggagCTATATGCTGGTAAGCAACCATTCAtaagcaacatttatttcttatatagcccataatcacatacagtatgtctcaatgggctttgacaggccctacagttgaccccgccccccaaacttcacccttctgcacacaaggaaaaacttcacttaaaaaaaagaaaggaagagaccttgagaaggagtgatacagagagggacccccttccagggtagagtgaccctgcaagtggtgtcagtgcagggttggtgatggtttaTCCAGGAAAGAgaaatgtccattttaatgCCACTtatccatttgaagatccccgGAGCTGTAGCCTTtacggtgttggtggctgtggtgaaccAGGATGTAGAGAACTAGATTAAACTCGGGTATCTGGGACTGAATGGTGACGGTAGATGGACGATCTAGGACAGCCTAGGTGAGATGAGCATCATAGTATATGGGAGTTTTAACTGTTATGTGTGTCTTTAGCCTGGACTTAAATTGACTCTGTATCTCAGCAGGAAGGCAGGGGAGGTCTGTCGCAGAATTAGTAAATTCTccagaaataaacacagacaatATGAAGGACTAACAAAGGGAGGGAGGTATCAGGGGACAGACCAACACACAGAGCAATATAATCAAACTACACAATCATAAGCACAGGGCGAGATCTCTAGCAGACCTCCTGAATCTACACCAACGTCTCTTTTTATGTGTTGTGGTAGCCGATCGGTCAGCAGCAGGCAGAGCCAGTAGGCGGGAAGCTCCACCCACCACAGCAGCCTAAAagggacgcacacacacacacacacacacacacacacaaaatagagaAGACCAACACGCACACAGGTGGCCCGACGACACCAGGACgagacaatacaaaaaaaaaaattattattatgaataatatattCCAGCAGCACTTATGCAGCATTGAGAGAAAATGTGttgataattaaaacaattaattaataaacagtATGTttactatatacacacatacattttttacaccAACTTACTTAATGTCAGAGATCTATTGTACAGAGATGTACGGTTGTTTTATTACACAGCAGACAGAAGGACATCCGATATCATCAGGGATCGGAGGACACAGGGAATTAAATCTGCAACAGAAACAGCCAGGATGCATTTATACTTCATACGACAGATACACACAAGCAGGGAATCAGGGAAACTACGACCCGGAATGCAGAACCGGCAGGATACAACATACATCTTTATGTTTTATCTCATGGGGATCGATGTCATTCTACTACACTCCCACCATGGTCACGTGGAGTCCGTCCCAAAGCCCAATATAACACGAGTGGTTGTAACACTGACAACATAAGTGCAGTTtaacaggccacgcccactctaCGTAGGCAGGACTTTGGAGAATACCACAAGGGTTCTGTGAGAGTGCAGGAACTGGATATCTTCAGCAAGAGACACGCCCATCTTCTGCAGACCACATCCAGAGCATGTTGGTGTCTGTATGTGTGGCACACAGGGCACCATCAGCGTTGGCGTGGACGCCACTGACCTGTTTGATCGCTGCGAGGAGGACTATGAAGACACGCCGGGCGGGCGACTCCCCCATGTTGAGATCAACAGGATGCACATTTCCCAGTCGATCGaggcacgtacacacacacacacacacatttcaaatgcacATTCCAGAACAATGCCAGAACATACAGACCACGCATCACATGACCGCGGGACGTAACACCTCTCAGCTGAGTTGTGTGTCTGTTCGTCCTGCAGGCACCTTTAACGGCCAAAGACACAGCGGTCCTGTCCGGCTCACTGTCCACCCACAATGGCAGCGGAGGAGGAAACATCAACCTGTGCCTGAAACGTGTCACCTCAACCAGGGGCTGGGGAGaggtacacacacgcacgcgcacacacacacacacacacacacacacacactgagctcaGCACATGTTTCCACAGCTGGAGTTCGGCGCAGGGGACATACGCGGGCCACTGTTTGGGATGAAGGTCTTCCGTAACTTGACCCCACGCTGGTGAGTGGCTGGTTAAATGACATTTAGACCCGTGGTTTCCGTGGACGAGGGGGGACGAGGAGGGTAGAGGTACCAGATATTGCGGGGGGACGGGTGCAGGGGACGGGGGACGCAGAGTTACCAAAATCTAACAAACTGttcaaaagtgcatttatttaaagtCAAGCTTCATACTACCAGACAATCACCACAAATAAACGGActaaaaaagggacaaaaacacACCGGGAACAAATCTTATACACACAGCAACCTAATCAAACTACACGAACACAGGGCGAGATCTCTAGCAGACCTCCTGAAGCTctctggaagatgctcagagaatgtgcagagcagctggcAAACATTCTCaccgacatcttcaacatctcactgagcaccactGCCGCTCCAGCGTGTCTCATGGCCACCACCATTGTCCCCGTGCTGAAGaggtcttcagtgtcgtgtccctgggtgatgggttaaatgcagaggacaaatttcactgtgtgcaccgtgtgctgtgctgctgtgtatcacaagtgacaatcactacactttattatGCAATTCATCATctctgcatctgaccctcaccctcctggacaataaggacacatacacacgaatgctgctcatagacttcagttcagcattgaACACCAtcgttcctcagcacctggtcgagaagctgagcctgctgggcctgaacacctccctctgcaactggaccctggacttcctgactgagggACCTCAGTCTATCCTGATTGCTCCTCAGAGTTGTGTGCTCAGTGTAATGCTGTTCACCCCGCTGACCCACGACTGGGCAGCGAAGCGAAGCTCCAACACactcatcaagtttgctgatggcATGACTGTGGTGgatctcatcagcaagaatcagcagagaggaggtgcaaccaCTGACAGAcgggtgtaaggtcaacaatctgtttctgaacgtggacaaaaacGAAGGGGATGACttttgacttcagaagacaatggagggaccactctccactgaacattgacagatcttgtgtggagTGTGTCAAGGACAGAAAGTTCCTCGCTGTTAATCTAGAGGAGAACTTCTCCTGGAAtgtcaacaccagctcaacagtcAAGAAAGGgcagcagcgtctccacttcCAGCAAAAGCCCATCTACCACCACTTGTCCTCACCACTTCAGACCATCAGACACCCGAActctcagggactttccactctggactgacgcCGTAACGTGCAAGAAAGGCgaacttttaaaaagctgaatgtTGCCAGAGCTGACAGGGCcgtggctgtatggaaatggaGCAGTGAAAACGCTGACCGGCAGCGTAACGGCCCGCTCGGGACGACTCTGATATAGACTCTATATACCCTGCGGTGTAGAACAAGGAGAACAAAACCCTACAACTGCTGGCTATTCTTTTtgccagttaggctgtcctagttagggtactggaccactgtagcaccaatataccactataaccacatatttcagtatcggtcgtacagtgcagccgtctgccgctgcttctgtttgtttttctccgaggcacggaatcaagcgtccagactactggcagaccccagtgatcagaccagcagaTAGaacctggttcctgacaactgcttaacaaggacaaaacatgaaacaaaccagagggtcaccacagccaccaccaccgttacaactacagcttcagggatcttcaaatggaccagtaacatcattatggacacgtaatctagaccatgacactgactacatcctggacttctccaaccctacaaccgtaggacttattattatatcatccccaaccctgcactgacaccatttgcaggctcactctaccctggaagggggtccctctctctatcactccttcccaaagtttcttcctttctttttttctctctcctagaggtttttttgtgtggagtttttccttgtgtgcagaagggtcaagtgtggggggtgtcaactgtagggtctgtcaaagcccattgagacatactgtatgtgattttgggctatataaatgttgttgttgttgttgttgaggggAACCACCGAGTTCGACCGCGGTTACTAGCGTCTGGTTCATTAGTGTGTGGACGTGTCCCCAGCTTCATGACGGCGCAGTGTGGCCTGCAGTTCTCCACCCGAGGGGTTCGGCCCAACGCCAGCACCATGATGGCGCGCCACCTTGACCAGAACACCATGGGGTACCTGCAGTGGCGCTGGGGCAGCCAGTCTGCCATGACAACCAGCGTCGTCCGGGATACCAAAACCAGTCACTTCACACTGGCACTGCAGGTGATGCCagggaagaaaacacacacaaacacgcaaacacacacacacaaacacgcaaacacacacacacaaacacgcagacacaaacgcacaataacatgcacacaaacacgcataacacaaacacacaaacacctgcacacacaaacatgcagacacaaacacacacacgcacaaacatataaacacacaaacacccgcacacaaacgcacaataacaagcacacaaacacgcataacacaaacacctgcacacacaaacatgcacatacaaacacgcagacacaaacacacagacacacgcacaaacatataaacacacaaacacccgcACACAAACGCATaataacatgcacacaaacacgcataacacaaacacacaaacacctgcacacacaaacatgcagacacaaacacacacacgcacaaacatataaacacacaaacacccgcacacaaacgcacaataacatgcacacaaacacgcataacacacacacacacacaaacacctgcacacacaaacatgcacctgcaaacacacacatacaaacacgcagacacatgcacaaacatataaacacacaaacacccgcacacacacgcataataacatgcacacaaacacacatacacaagcacaaacatgcacacaccaacacgcagacacaaacacgcaaaacacacacatacatgcacatgcatacaaacacgcacacacaccaaacacgcaaaacacaaacatacacatgcacacaccaacACGCATACAAACAcgcttatacacacacaccaacacacacaacaaaaatgcacaaacacacatggggGCTGGATGTTTCTTATTTCATGTCCTGATAGCTGGAGagatttttacagaaaatgtatttccagtaaagtgtgtgtgcagtgtcaTTGTGACCAATTCTGACTCCACCCCTTTTCTCCAGCTGGGTGTTCCTCACTCGTATCTGATGATGAGCTACCAGTATAAGTTCCAGGATGAAGACCAAACCAAGATCAAGGCTTCACTCAAGTAGGTGTACAGAGCTTCATGTGAAGAAGATATGGCtgtaaaatcacacacacacacacacacacacacacacacacacacacctgctgagGTCtgagctgcatgtgtgtgttctgaaggACGGGGTtttttgggacagtggtggagTACGGCGCTGAGAGGAAGATCAGCCAACACAGCGTCCTCGCTGCCACTGTCAGCATTGGCGTCCCGCAGGGCGTGTCCCTCAAACTCAGGTACTGACCACACCCTACAGATGATTATAATCCCTCCAGCTGTGTCACCCTGATGGAGCAACGTAACTCAGAGCTCAGACCACACCCACCCCGCCCAGTTCCACTCCTCGCAGAGACATGATGCAGAAACGTTCCTCTGCAGGCTGAACAGGGCGAGTCAGACGTACCTCTTCCCCGTCCACCTGACCGACCAGCTGCTGCCCAGCGCAGCCTTCTACGCCACCGCCGGACCCCTCCTCATCTACCTGGCCGTGCAGAAACTGATCGTGACGCCATACGTTCGAACACAGAAGGAACagtatgtaacacacacacacacacacacacacacgaaccagaagacccaggttcaaaccccacttactaccatcgtgtccctgagcagggggggactgtccccaggggggaggTAAATGTACATTCGTCACGTTGCGTAGAAGATGGTGTGATGGTGCTGTACGTGGAGAAGTTCTGCTGCTGACGAAGGTTCTCTGTGCAGGGAGCTGAAGAAGCGAAGGGAGGACTCGGCCACGGACATCGCCAAGAAGAAGCAGGAGGCGGAGACGTCAGTAAGTGGCGGGGAAAGGGCTTCACGGTGCGGGACGCTCCCTCGCCTGCTGACTCTTCTGTCTGCCTGCGCCCGCAGGTTCTGCTGATGCAGGAGTCCGTCAGGAGGATCATCGAGGCAGAAGAGTCCAAGATGGGTGAGCTGCAGCCGTTTCAGGGGTGCGCTTGCTGGTGGCTGGTGATTTCATGGATGATCTCTGATTAGGTCTCATCATCCTCAACGCCTGGTACGGGAAGTTTGTGACGGACAGCAGTCGCAAGAACGAGAGGGCAAAGGTCATTGATGTGACCGTACCTCTCCAGTGCCTGGTGAAAGACTCCAAACTCATCCTGACAGAAGCCGCCAAGGTAAGTTCTACAGTCACGTAGAAGCAGCTCCCTCAGGCCCGGGAGGTGGTTCTGACGCAGGTTCTCACCCCTCAGGCTGGTCTTCCTGGGTTCTACGACCCCTGCGTGGGTGAGGAGAAgagcctgaagctgctgtaccAGTTCCGCGGTGTGATGCACCAGGTTCTGTCAGGGGACACAGAAGCCCTGCGGATACCTAAACAATGTGAGGACGTTCCTCACCTTCACAATCTGCAGAGTTTCACTTCATCCCGTTCTAATAAAACAACGCTGCATCTGTTTTGTTCCACAGCACACAGGCTCGACTCAGACACGTAGGAGAACCCTCGTCCCTCACCCTTCTGTAATCCCCGGAAAGCACAAAAGGTCTGACTGGAAGCAAGACTGGACACGACTGCTGTTTTTACTGTCCAGCAATATTCCAGCAGATTTATGACGATTGGCGGTGTGAAATTAACGACTCCATCTTTATTTATGACCTATAATCTCATGGTGTTAATGGTGATAGAACAGTTTCACAGAAGCTGCAGGGTTCAGCAGGTGCTCCACATCTAGAAGGTGGTGAAGCggggaaactgtgtgtgtgtgtgtgtgtgtgtgtgtgagacacctACATGTCCATTCCTGGAGTGAACATGCCTTGTGTTCCATGCTACCTTGTTTCCTGCCCTGGAAGTGAAGGGAATTCATTTGCCCTCATTGTCCTACCAGGGTTGAGCAGATGTTCCTGGGTTTGGAATTGATTTAAAGAACCATGTGTTCGGGTCTCTATTCAGACCTTTGATCCTAATCTGCAACTAAACCTCATTTTAGAAACCAGCATGATCCAATCTGCGGATCATGTACCTGGATAAAACGGCCAGAATCCGCGCCACCATCCTCCATCCTCCTGCCCGTCCCTCATGTGATGAGTGTTCACCGTACCCCCAGGAAGTCAGAAAGGTCTTCACGAGAAGCTCCATCACCTCGCATCCTGTCATGGGGTTGCTGCAGATAGAcgaagtgttaaaaaaaaaaaaaaatgaataaaatgaataaaaacgtTAAATTCCCTGCTGTTGGAATCTGTGCTTATATTAAACCCTAAAGTCCTGAACTGCAATCTCTGGTTGAAGAGTCACTCAGTAGGGCACTTCATGGACACAGGAACTGACAAACTAAAGTCCTTTATTCGACTGGTCTGTTTTCAGCGGCAAGTGTACGTCATACAGAATTGTACCG
This portion of the Denticeps clupeoides unplaced genomic scaffold, fDenClu1.1, whole genome shotgun sequence genome encodes:
- the LOC114783793 gene encoding dnaJ homolog subfamily C member 11-like, which encodes MAAPLDADSDADDFYSLLNVRREATQEELKASYRRLCMLYHPDKHRDPELKRQAEQLFNLVHQAYEVLNDPQSRAIYDLFGKRGLEVEGWEIVERKKTPAEIREEYERLQRERDERRLQQRTNPKGTISVGVDATDLFDRCEEDYEDTPGGRLPHVEINRMHISQSIEAPLTAKDTAVLSGSLSTHNGSGGGNINLCLKRVTSTRGWGELEFGAGDIRGPLFGMKVFRNLTPRCFMTAQCGLQFSTRGVRPNASTMMARHLDQNTMGYLQWRWGSQSAMTTSVVRDTKTSHFTLALQLGVPHSYLMMSYQYKFQDEDQTKIKASLKTGFFGTVVEYGAERKISQHSVLAATVSIGVPQGVSLKLRLNRASQTYLFPVHLTDQLLPSAAFYATAGPLLIYLAVQKLIVTPYVRTQKEQELKKRREDSATDIAKKKQEAETSVLLMQESVRRIIEAEESKMGLIILNAWYGKFVTDSSRKNERAKVIDVTVPLQCLVKDSKLILTEAAKAGLPGFYDPCVGEEKSLKLLYQFRGVMHQVLSGDTEALRIPKQSHRLDSDT